In one window of Terriglobia bacterium DNA:
- a CDS encoding sigma-54 dependent transcriptional regulator has protein sequence MAEEATGSARDQEHHPSVLDRYVAEDPASKRLLDQATKVAKTASTVLIRGESGSGKDHLASIIHFLSATRDEPLVKIDCASLPHELLESELFGYERGAFTGAAHRKRGRMELAGRGTIVLDEIGTLTPAMQAKLLRVLEERTFDRLGGTKPVKLEARIIALTNVDLERAVAQHSFREDLFYRLNVVPLVVSPLRERPRDITPLAQMFVMQLCDVHRRGTMTISADGRRALQSYSYPGNVRELRNIIERAVVLGTTREIALEDLPAHVRQTSLSTRKPTLEDLERSYIAEILDYARGKKSKAAEILGITRKTLLEKRKKYRLD, from the coding sequence ATGGCAGAAGAGGCGACAGGTTCCGCGCGCGATCAGGAACACCATCCCAGCGTGCTCGACCGCTACGTCGCCGAAGACCCTGCCTCTAAACGCCTTCTTGACCAAGCCACCAAGGTTGCTAAAACAGCCTCAACGGTTCTGATTCGTGGCGAAAGCGGCAGCGGAAAAGATCATCTTGCTTCCATAATCCATTTTCTGAGCGCGACTCGTGACGAACCCCTCGTCAAGATCGATTGTGCTTCCCTTCCGCACGAACTCCTGGAAAGCGAACTGTTCGGCTACGAGCGCGGCGCGTTTACCGGGGCGGCTCATCGCAAGCGCGGACGCATGGAACTGGCCGGGCGCGGGACAATCGTCCTCGACGAGATCGGCACGCTCACGCCCGCGATGCAGGCAAAACTGCTGCGCGTGCTCGAGGAACGTACATTCGATCGGCTCGGCGGAACGAAACCGGTGAAGCTCGAAGCTCGCATCATCGCGCTCACGAATGTAGATCTCGAACGTGCCGTTGCGCAGCATTCGTTCCGCGAAGACCTCTTTTACCGATTGAATGTCGTGCCGCTGGTTGTCTCGCCCCTGCGTGAACGGCCGCGCGACATCACTCCGCTGGCGCAAATGTTCGTAATGCAGTTGTGCGATGTGCACCGGCGGGGCACGATGACGATAAGCGCGGATGGGCGGCGGGCGCTGCAATCCTATTCCTACCCGGGAAACGTACGCGAGTTGCGGAACATCATCGAGCGCGCAGTGGTACTCGGAACAACACGAGAGATTGCGCTCGAAGATCTTCCCGCACACGTGAGGCAAACCTCGTTATCCACTCGAAAACCCACGCTCGAGGATCTCGAACGCTCATACATCGCGGAGATTCTCGATTACGCCCGCGGCAAGAAGTCGAAGGCAGCCGAGATTCTGGGGATTACCCGAAAGACTTTACTGGAGAAGAGGAAGAAATACAGGCTGGATTGA
- the rsfS gene encoding ribosome silencing factor, which translates to MKKNEIREQVALVLAAAEAKKAENISVLELPKESSAFTDFFVVCSGANPRQVQAIADEVDERLSKAGFEPNHREGYDRGDWILLDYVDFVVHIFNESARKFYDLERLWKSAKKLESAEVFGKKKPARATARTASTKPARRVTKTPARKTARKSARKTVARRPIKARGKKK; encoded by the coding sequence ATGAAGAAGAACGAGATCAGAGAGCAAGTCGCGTTGGTGCTGGCAGCGGCCGAGGCGAAGAAAGCGGAAAACATCAGCGTGCTGGAACTGCCGAAGGAGTCCAGCGCTTTCACCGATTTCTTCGTGGTGTGCAGCGGAGCGAACCCACGACAGGTGCAGGCCATTGCCGACGAGGTGGATGAACGCTTGTCCAAAGCCGGCTTCGAGCCAAACCATCGTGAGGGTTATGATCGCGGCGATTGGATCCTGCTCGACTACGTGGATTTTGTTGTTCACATTTTCAACGAGAGCGCGCGAAAGTTTTACGATCTGGAGCGGCTGTGGAAGTCGGCGAAAAAGCTTGAGTCGGCCGAGGTGTTCGGGAAGAAGAAGCCGGCGAGAGCAACTGCGCGAACGGCATCCACGAAACCGGCGCGACGCGTGACGAAGACGCCAGCTCGCAAAACAGCCAGGAAGAGCGCGCGAAAGACTGTGGCGCGGCGACCAATCAAAGCTCGCGGCAAGAAGAAATAG
- the rplU gene encoding 50S ribosomal protein L21, with protein sequence MYAVIRAGGKQYRVSPGDVVRVERSESHIASGDVSFDVLAVSGGDGQISNPSDARVVGQVIGEGRADKILVFKFKRKKQYKKLQGHRQGFAEVRISQIAFDGQTFDAPALPEKKVKAKKAEEAEPKAEHETKQAAPKKKTAAKKTAAKKAPTKKAAAKKGSSKKK encoded by the coding sequence ATGTACGCGGTCATCCGCGCCGGTGGGAAACAGTATCGCGTGAGCCCCGGAGACGTCGTCCGTGTGGAGCGCTCGGAATCGCATATTGCAAGTGGCGACGTCAGCTTTGACGTGCTGGCCGTGAGCGGCGGCGACGGTCAGATTTCGAATCCGTCGGACGCGCGCGTGGTTGGACAGGTGATTGGCGAAGGTCGCGCCGACAAGATCCTGGTCTTCAAGTTCAAACGCAAGAAGCAGTACAAGAAGCTGCAGGGGCATCGGCAGGGATTCGCCGAGGTCCGCATCTCGCAGATTGCGTTCGACGGACAGACCTTTGACGCTCCGGCGTTGCCGGAAAAGAAGGTGAAGGCCAAGAAGGCGGAAGAGGCTGAACCCAAGGCAGAGCACGAGACTAAGCAGGCTGCGCCGAAGAAGAAGACGGCTGCCAAGAAGACTGCTGCGAAGAAGGCTCCCACAAAGAAGGCTGCAGCGAAGAAGGGTTCGAGCAAGAAGAAGTAG
- the rpmA gene encoding 50S ribosomal protein L27, translated as MAHKKGLGSSKNGRDSNAQRLGVKAFGGQVVPGGSIIVRQRGTRIKPGLNVGRGKDDTLFAKVDGKIKFVDRGRMGKFVVIEPLETAKA; from the coding sequence ATGGCACATAAAAAAGGTTTAGGTTCATCGAAAAACGGCCGCGACTCGAATGCGCAGCGGTTGGGCGTAAAAGCGTTCGGCGGACAGGTTGTTCCCGGAGGCAGCATCATCGTTCGGCAGCGCGGCACGCGCATCAAGCCGGGCCTCAACGTTGGCCGCGGAAAAGACGACACCTTATTCGCTAAGGTCGACGGCAAGATCAAGTTTGTCGATCGCGGACGCATGGGCAAGTTCGTCGTGATCGAGCCGCTCGAAACCGCCAAGGCGTAA
- the obgE gene encoding GTPase ObgE, whose product MFVDEAKIRVVAGDGGNGCMAFRREKFVPRGGPSGGDGGHGGDVIMEASEKHNTLVHFRFNPEYKAQRGRHGEGSNRTGAEGEDVILKVPVGTLVYDEDTGDLVHDFQTADDRLVIARGGRGGRGNQHFATSTHQAPREHELGRPGEERHLRLELKLLADVGLVGYPNVGKSTLISRISAARPKIADYPFTTLQPNLGVVALGELPNVVSYVVADIPGLIEGASEGAGLGTRFLRHVERTRLLAHLVDVSDASGRLDPVKDFEVIMGELANFGADLELKPMIVVASKADVANPEKLAKVKKYAARKRMPFFEISAVTGQGIKELQWAMARYVEQVRAAEVSGEKADLRLPGVEKKQRERLHRIDSPRRRRGTESLGRKAKSKSGKAAKSRAVTSKRIAQKPAKKAAKKTTRPKRARD is encoded by the coding sequence ATGTTCGTTGACGAAGCGAAAATTCGGGTGGTAGCCGGTGATGGCGGCAATGGCTGCATGGCCTTTCGGCGGGAGAAGTTCGTTCCGCGCGGGGGCCCGTCGGGCGGTGATGGCGGTCACGGCGGTGATGTCATCATGGAAGCCAGCGAGAAGCACAACACTCTGGTGCACTTCCGTTTCAATCCCGAGTACAAGGCGCAGCGCGGACGTCACGGGGAGGGCTCGAATCGAACCGGAGCCGAAGGCGAAGATGTGATTCTGAAGGTTCCCGTCGGGACGCTGGTTTACGACGAGGACACCGGCGATCTCGTCCATGACTTTCAGACCGCCGATGATCGTCTGGTGATTGCGCGAGGCGGACGGGGCGGACGCGGGAACCAGCATTTTGCGACGTCGACACACCAGGCTCCTCGCGAGCACGAGTTGGGCCGACCCGGTGAAGAACGCCATTTGCGGCTGGAGCTGAAGCTGCTCGCCGATGTTGGACTGGTCGGGTATCCGAATGTTGGAAAATCCACGCTGATTTCGCGGATTTCGGCGGCGCGGCCGAAGATTGCCGATTATCCATTTACGACATTGCAGCCGAATCTTGGCGTAGTTGCGCTCGGTGAGTTGCCGAACGTGGTCAGTTATGTTGTTGCCGATATCCCCGGATTGATTGAGGGGGCGAGCGAAGGTGCGGGATTGGGAACGCGGTTCCTGCGCCACGTGGAGCGCACGCGATTGCTGGCGCACCTGGTGGATGTTTCGGATGCGAGCGGGCGGCTCGACCCGGTGAAGGATTTCGAGGTCATTATGGGCGAGTTGGCGAACTTCGGCGCCGATCTCGAATTGAAACCGATGATCGTCGTCGCCAGCAAGGCCGATGTCGCCAACCCGGAGAAACTGGCGAAGGTCAAAAAGTACGCCGCGCGGAAACGGATGCCGTTCTTTGAAATCTCCGCGGTTACTGGGCAGGGCATTAAGGAATTGCAGTGGGCGATGGCGCGGTATGTCGAGCAGGTTCGAGCAGCCGAGGTCAGTGGAGAAAAGGCAGATCTGCGACTGCCCGGGGTTGAAAAGAAACAACGCGAACGATTGCACAGGATCGACTCACCACGGAGACGCAGAGGCACAGAGTCTTTGGGTAGAAAAGCAAAATCGAAAAGCGGCAAGGCGGCGAAATCGAGGGCGGTTACTAGCAAGAGAATCGCTCAGAAGCCGGCAAAGAAAGCAGCCAAGAAAACGACTCGGCCGAAACGCGCAAGAGACTAG
- a CDS encoding class I SAM-dependent rRNA methyltransferase yields MNARGAARLRGGHPWVYRSDVASADGIPPGSIVTVVDSRSRALATALYSTASQIAVRAISPEVVSAREWNSLLRRRISEAAAFRSRVVRDSDAYRVVFSEADFLPGLMVDKYGDYLSLQVLTQAMDTRDARNTIVGTLVSELSPIAIFERVEPRIRELEQMEPRTDSLIWSRLSGEVPPKTTFTMNGLKFLFDTESGQKTGAFLDQRENYVAAERYASGRVLDCFTYQGGFALHLNRACEQVTAVDMSRAALEAAEQNWKMNEAAFSGREIEWIEANAFDLLRDYADHGEKYDIIVLDPPAFAKAKSAAAKALGGYKELNLRALKMLRAGGKLVTCSCSYHVSEGDFLEMLASAAADARRSVRVHEVRRQSQDHPVLLNVPETHYLKCVICEAL; encoded by the coding sequence GTGAACGCACGCGGCGCCGCTCGCCTGCGGGGAGGCCACCCCTGGGTTTACCGCTCCGATGTCGCATCCGCCGACGGAATCCCACCGGGAAGTATCGTGACAGTAGTTGACTCGCGCTCACGCGCTCTCGCGACCGCGCTCTACAGCACCGCCTCGCAAATCGCAGTGCGCGCGATATCGCCTGAGGTCGTTTCGGCGCGCGAGTGGAATTCGCTACTTCGCAGGCGCATCTCGGAAGCCGCCGCGTTCCGCAGCAGGGTAGTACGCGACTCTGACGCCTACCGCGTCGTCTTCAGCGAGGCCGATTTTCTCCCCGGCCTCATGGTCGACAAATACGGCGACTATCTTTCGCTCCAGGTGCTGACCCAGGCAATGGACACGCGCGACGCCCGCAACACAATCGTCGGCACGCTGGTCTCGGAATTGTCGCCAATCGCTATCTTCGAACGTGTGGAGCCGCGTATTCGCGAACTCGAGCAGATGGAGCCACGAACGGATTCTTTGATCTGGTCGCGGCTCAGCGGGGAAGTTCCGCCGAAAACCACGTTCACGATGAACGGCCTGAAATTCCTGTTCGACACCGAGTCAGGACAAAAGACCGGCGCGTTCCTCGACCAGCGCGAGAACTACGTCGCCGCAGAACGTTACGCATCCGGCCGCGTGCTCGACTGCTTCACCTACCAGGGGGGATTCGCGCTGCATCTGAACCGTGCCTGCGAGCAGGTGACAGCCGTGGATATGTCGCGGGCGGCGCTGGAAGCGGCGGAACAGAATTGGAAGATGAACGAGGCGGCGTTCAGTGGGCGCGAGATCGAGTGGATCGAGGCCAATGCCTTCGATTTATTGCGCGATTATGCCGATCACGGCGAAAAATACGACATCATCGTTCTCGATCCGCCGGCGTTTGCGAAGGCGAAATCCGCCGCCGCGAAAGCCTTGGGCGGCTATAAGGAATTGAACCTCCGGGCACTCAAGATGCTCCGAGCAGGCGGCAAATTAGTCACTTGCTCGTGCTCGTATCACGTGAGTGAGGGTGATTTTCTCGAGATGCTGGCTTCGGCGGCCGCCGATGCGCGCCGATCGGTGCGAGTGCACGAAGTGCGCCGGCAGTCGCAGGACCACCCCGTCCTGCTCAACGTGCCCGAGACGCATTACTTGAAATGCGTGATCTGCGAGGCTCTATGA
- the nadD gene encoding nicotinate-nucleotide adenylyltransferase: MNLALFGGTFDPIHRGHLAVARAAAERFKLGKIYFVPADIQPLKAKTAVTPYYHRLAMIALAVAGEKRFIPSLLEAPEVIQAEGKLASYSIDTVKRFKQTLKKSDQLFFLIGIDAFLDIAKWRSPVELLHECEFIVASRPGYSLADVAKALPDSMRPRDEVTRIFRSANAHGSMVLPETTIHLLDDVSEPVSATKIRAAAESGKKLESMVGDAVAEYIRKEGLYKKGAETLPDVSDREKARQEREAKKHRAGLQIVGGKRRE, encoded by the coding sequence ATGAACCTGGCTTTATTTGGCGGCACCTTCGACCCGATTCATCGTGGACATCTTGCGGTGGCGCGCGCGGCTGCCGAGCGATTCAAGCTCGGCAAGATTTATTTCGTGCCTGCCGATATTCAGCCGCTCAAGGCCAAGACGGCGGTCACGCCCTACTATCACCGACTGGCGATGATTGCGCTGGCGGTAGCGGGAGAGAAGAGATTTATCCCGTCGCTGCTGGAGGCGCCCGAGGTCATCCAGGCGGAGGGCAAGCTGGCGAGCTACTCGATCGACACAGTGAAGCGATTTAAGCAGACGCTAAAGAAGAGCGACCAATTGTTTTTCCTGATTGGAATCGACGCCTTTCTCGACATTGCCAAGTGGCGTAGCCCGGTAGAGTTGCTACACGAATGCGAGTTCATCGTGGCGAGCCGCCCTGGGTATTCGCTGGCGGATGTTGCGAAGGCGCTGCCGGACTCGATGCGTCCGCGGGATGAGGTCACGAGAATATTTCGTTCGGCGAACGCTCATGGATCGATGGTGCTGCCGGAAACGACGATCCATCTGTTGGACGATGTAAGCGAGCCGGTTTCCGCGACGAAGATTCGCGCGGCGGCGGAATCGGGAAAGAAACTGGAGTCGATGGTTGGAGATGCCGTCGCCGAGTACATTCGCAAGGAAGGGCTGTACAAGAAAGGCGCGGAGACGCTGCCAGATGTTTCCGACAGAGAGAAGGCGAGGCAGGAGCGCGAGGCAAAGAAGCATCGCGCGGGACTGCAGATCGTGGGTGGAAAAAGGCGGGAGTAG